The following is a genomic window from Trueperaceae bacterium.
CTGCGGCGCGTGCAGAACCGGATCGACACGGCCGAGCCGCTCGTGTTGCTGGCCGAGGCCGCCCTGGCCGGCAACCGCCCCGGCGACGCCGAGGCTCAGCTCCAGTCGGCCGAGGCGCTACTGGCGCGTCAGGGGAACCTCGAGCTCGAGGGCCGGGTGTCGTTCCTGCGCGGCCGGATCATGCAGTCGCAGGGCCGCTACCTCGACGCGCTCGACTCCTACGAGTCCGCCATCCTCGGCAACCCCCTCGACGCGCGCTACCGGCTCGCCGACGCCAACCTGCGGCTCCGGCTCGGGGAGGCCGCGTCGGCCGAGCAGCAGCTCCAGAGCTACCTCACGCTCACGGGCGACGACCGCAACGCCGACGTGCGCTCGCTGCTCGGCCGCGCGCAGTGGGCCCAGGGCGAACTGGAGGCCGCCAACGGCAACCTCGCCACCGCGCATCAGCTCCGCGGCGCGCGCAACGTGGACGCCCAGGCCCGCGACCTGCGGGCGCTCTCGCTCATCGCCTACGCCACCGGCGACGTCAGCGGCGGCGGCCTCGCCCTGCGCGAGTCCCTCAAGCGCGAGAACCTCACCTCGCTGATAAGGGGCAACACCCTCATCTGGCTCCTGCTCCTCCTCTTCCTCGTCGGGGCGCACCTGATCGGCGAGAGCCGCATCGCGTCGTCGTCGAGCCTCGAGGTGGTGGAGGGGCCGCGCGCCTGGAGCGTCGGCCAGGTCTACGGCACGCTCGTCGCCGGCCTGCTGGTCGCCCTCCTCGTCACCGTCGTGTACGGCCTCGTGCGGCACGACAACCCGCTCGCCCTGCTCACGCCCGCCCTCTGCGGCGAGATGCGGAGCCTCTTCTACCTCACGCTAGGCGCCGCCCTGGCGCTGCTGGCGTGGCGCCGCGTCCAGGCCAACGGCTTCGACGCCATGGAGAAGCTCCTCGGCAGCTCGCGCTACGCGGGCTACGGGCTGGGGTGGGGACTACTGTTCCTCGCCGGCACCCTCGCCTACCTCCACTACCTCGGCGGCGGGGCGCTCGGCGGCTTCTACGTCGACCTCGTGCGCGTCTCGCCCCTCGTCGTGGCGGCCGCCATCCTCGTGCCCCTGGCCGAGATCTTCTTCCGGCCGTTCGCCATGGCGCCGATGCTGAAGCGCTACGACGGCACCATCGCCACCGTGGTCTCGGCGGCCCTGTACGCCCTCGCGTTCGGGGCGCCGCTACTGCTGCTCGTGCCGATGGGGTTCGTCCTCGCCGACGCCTACCGTCGACGCCGCTGCGGTTGGGAGGTCCTGATCGCGCAGCTCACGCTCCACATCGGGCTGCTCGCCGCCGCCCTGCTGAGCCCCTGGGTGCGGGCGCTCTTCTACTGAGCGGTCGCCGCGCCCTCGCGCTTCACCCCGGCCGCGCGGGTCGGGCCGGCGGTGCCGGGCGCGCGAGCTGCTAGTACAATCGCCCGGTGCCCGTCCACGCCGTCGAGAAACCGTTGGGCCTCACGTCGCACGGCGCCGTCGCGCGGGCGCGCCGGCTACTCGGCACCAGGCGCGTGGGCCACGCCGGCACGCTCGACCCCCTCGCCGGCGGCGTGCTCGTGCTCCTCTCCGGCGAGGCCACGAAGCTCTCCCCGTTCGTGACCGCCGGCCGCAAGGCGTACCTCGCCTGGGTCGCGTTCGGCCTCGGCACGCCCACGCTCGACGCCGAGCCGCCGGCGGCCGGCGCCGACCTCGCGCACTCCGAGCCCGGACCGCTCGCGGCGCTGACGGCCGAGGCGGTGCGGGCGCAAGCGAGTCGCTTCCTGGCGGTCACCTCGCAGCGCCCGCCGGCGTTCTCCGCCGTGAAGCAGGCCGGGCAACGCAGCTACGCCGCGGCCCGGCGCGGCTCGGCCACCGAACCGCCGGCGCGACCCGTCGCCTACCACGACGTCGAACTGCTGGCGTTCGCGGAGCGCCGCGACGCGCTCCCTGCCACGTTCGCGCGCGGCCCCGGCGGTTGGGGGCCGGCCCGGGCGGGCGCGGGACGCTCGTTCGACCTGCCGCCGGAGCTCGCCCCCCTGCCAACCGCCCTGTTCCGGCTCGAGGTCGCGGCGGGCACCTACATCAGGTCGTTCGCGCGCGACCTGGGCGCCGCCCTCGACGCGCCGGCGCACCTTTCGGGACTCGTCCGGGTGGCGGCCGGCGGCATCGACCTCACGCGCTGCTGCCCGCTGGACGACATCGCCACCGCGCCGCCCCTCGACCCCGTCGAGGCGCTGCCCCTCCCCCGGCTTCGGCTGGACGCGGCGGCGGCCGCCGCCGTGAGGCAGGGCAAGCGGCCCGAGCTGGTACCGGCCGGGCCGACCGTGCTGCTCGACGACGAGGGCGCCGTCGCGGCGGTGGTGGAGCCCGGCTCCTCCGGCCGCGCCCGCATCCTGCGCGTGTGGCAGCGCGGTCTCACGCCCTGACGAGGGCGGTCGGGGCGGCGCCCGGGGGCGCCGCCCGGGCGTGGTACCGCTCGCCGCGCCACGCGCCTCCCCGCGCCACCGCCCCTCGATACACTGAGGGGCTGTTCTTCAGAACCTGACCTGGGCGCGGCAACCGGCCCGGCCCCTAGGGAGCGAACATGAACATCGGCATCCCCAAAGAGATCAAGCCACAGGAGTACCGAGTCTCGTGCACGCCGGGCGCGGTGCACGCGCTGGTGCGGGCCGGCCACCGCGTGGTGGTCGAGGCGGGCGCCGGCCTGGGCTCGAGCTTCACCGACGAGGAGTACGCCGCGGCGGGCGCCGAGCTCGGCACGAGGGATGACGCCTGGGCGCAACACCTCGTGATGAAGGTGAAGGAGCCCGTCGCTGACGAGTACCACTACCTGCGCGATGGCCTCCTCCTGTTCACCTACCTGCACCTGGCCGCCGACCGGCCCCTCACGGAGGCCCTCATGAGCAGCGGGGCGACGGCCGTGGCGTACGAGACCGTCCAGCTCGCCTCGGGCGCGCTGCCGCTCCTGACGCCGATGAGCGAGGTGGCCGGCCGCATGGCGCCTCAGGTGGGGGCCCACTTCCTCGAACGCGCACACGGCGGCAGGGGCGTGCTGCTCGCAGGCGTGCCGGGCGTCAAGCCCGGCGTGATCACCGTGCTGGGCGCCGGCATGGTCGGCACGAACGCCGCCAAGCTCGCACTGGGCCTCGGGGCGCAGGTGAACCTCCTCGACATCAGCCACGCCCGCCTGCAGTACCTCGACGACGTCTTCGGTGGGCGCGTGCAGACGCACGCGAGCAACGCCGGCAACCTCCGGGAGCTGCTGCCCACCACCGACCTCCTCATCGGCGCCGTCCTGATCCCCGGCTCGCGCGCGCCGCAGCTGGTGACCCGCGACATGCTCGAGCTCATGCGGCCGGGCAGCGTGATCGTCGACGTGGCCGTCGACCAGGGTGGCTGCATCGAGACCATCCACGCCACGACTCACGAGTCGCCCACCTACGTGGTCGACGGCGTCGTGCACTACGGCGTGGCGAACATGCCCGGCGCCGTGCCGAACACGAGCACGCGCGCGCTCTCCAACCAGACGCTCCCCTACGCCCTGAAGCTGGCGGCGACCGGAACGGCCGCGCTCCTCGACGATCCCGCCTTCCTGAAGGGCCTCAACGTGCACGCGGGGGCCATCACCTACGCCGCCGTCGGGCACGCGTTCGGCCTGCCGACGAGCGACGCGGCGGCCGCGCTGCGTTCGCACCCGGTCACGGCCTGAGGCTCAGCGGAGTCGCGCCAGGGCCTTGCGGATGAGGGCCTCGGCCGGGTCGTTCCGGTCCTGCGCGGCCAGCTCGGTCACCACGCCGCGCACCTGCCCCTCGCGGTAGCCGAGGGCGAGGAGCGCCGCCACCGCGTCCTCCCCCGCCCCGCCGATCCCGGCCGCGGAGCCCTCCGCGCCCAACGCGACGAGTTCGGTGGGGAGGCGCCCCTTGAGCTCGAGGACGATGCGTTCGGCCGTGCGCTTGCCCACGCCCGGGGCGCTGGTGAGCAGGCCTGGGTCGTCGTTGGCGACGGCCGTGACTATCAGCCCGACGGGCAGGTTCGACAGAACGGCGAGCGCCAGCTTGGGCCCGATCCCGCCGACGTCCAGGAGGCGCTTGAAGAGCAGTAGCTGCTCGTCCTGGTGGAAGCCGTAGAGGCTGGGTTGCTCGTCGCGCACCACCAGCTGCGTGCGGAGGCGCACGGGCGCGCCGACCTCGCAGCGCGCCAGGGTGGAGCTGGGCGCGAGGACCTCGAGGCCGACGCCTCCCAACGCCACGGTCACGGTCCCCTCGCCGACCTCGACGACCACGCCCTCGACGAAGCTGATCACGCTTCGTCGAAGAGGGGGGCGAAGAGGGCGTCGTAACCGACGTCGCCGAGGTTGGCGCAGCCGGTGAGGCGCATGGCGTAAGTCAGCTCGGCGACCAAGTCGGCAGGGTCCCGCTCCGCGTCGACGACGGCCAGCTCGGCGCCCACCGCGAGGTAGCGCAGCACGTCGACGCCGTCGCGGGCGGACCCCCCGGCAGCCACCGTCACCATGCCGCCGACGGCGTCGACCACCTCCGGCAACAGCTCGATGGCGGCGGGGGCGCCCAGGCGGTGGCCGAGGCAGCCGCCCACCACGACGACGTCGGCGCCCGCCTCGGCGGCCACCTCGGCGTCGGCGGCACCCGCCACGCCGAAGAGCCAGAGCGGGCAGCCGGCGGCGGCGCGCAGCTCCGCCAGGTCCTCGCGCGACCTTGGTTGCCACGCGACCGCGCCATATGGGGCGCTGTCGGCGAGTGGCGCGAGGTCCACGCCCACCGCCGCCACCCCGAGCGCCGCGAGCGCCTTGACGTCCCTCACCAGCTCGGCCATGCCCCCGGGCGGGAGCACGGCCACGACCCGTCCCGCCGGGTGCTTCTCGGCGGCGCCCGTCACGGCCGCGGCGGGCAGCGCCACGAGCAGGTCCGGCGGCAGGCCGTCGCCCCTGCGCCGCCGAGGCACGATGGGCGAGGCCAGCCTCACGCCGTGAACCGCCGTGGAGGGGTCCACCACCCGCACGTCGTGTAGGGCGCGCGGCAGGAACTGGTGGCCGTCCAACGCGGCCAGATCGCGCTGTCTCACGGCTCGATGATAGCAAGCGCCCTAGGGCGCGCGCCCCGCGGCGGGGGCTCGCGGGGGTCTGTTAACATCTTCGGCGTGGACGACCTCATCTCCGTGCGCGGGATCAACAAGAGCTTCGGTCCGGTCAAGGCCGTCGTCGACCTGAGCTTCACGGTCGCCAGCGGCGAGGTATACGGCCTCCTCGGACCGAACGGCGCCGGCAAGACGACGACCCTCCGCGTCCTCGCCACCCTGCTGAGGCCGGACTCGGGCGACGCCACCATCGCCGGCCACGGCCTGGACTACGGCGAGGCTGTCCGGGCCGCCATCGGCGTGGTGAACGGCGGCATGGGCCTGTACGACCGGCTCGACGGCCGCGAGATCCTCCACTACTTCGGCGGCCTCTACGGCATGAAACCCAAGGCCATCGACCGACGCATCGCCGAGCTCGACGACCTACTCCAGTTGGGCGACACCCTCACGCGCCGCGCCGGCGGGTTCTCGACGGGCATGAAGCAGAAGATCGTCATCGCGCGCGCCGTCCTGCACGACCCGCCCGTGATCTTCTTCGACGAGGCCACGAGCGGCCTCGACGTGGTGGCGAGGCGCGCGGTCATCGACTTCGTGAAGGCCTACCCGAGCGCCGGCCGGGCCGTCATCTACTCCACCCACGTCATGAGCGAGGTGGAGGAGCTATGCGACCGCGCCTGCATCATCTACCGCGGTCGCAAGATCGCGGAGGACGGCGTCGCGGCGCTGGCCGCGCAGGGCGAGGGCAAGGGGTTGGAGGAGGCGTTCTTCCGGCTCGTGAGGCGCTTCGACGTCACGAACGGAGCGGCGGCGTGAGGCCCGGGATCGTCGGGCGGCTGGCGCGCAAGGAGATCGTCTCCACGCTGCGCGACACCCGCGCCATCGTCTCCAACCTGCTCATACCGCTGCTGCTCGTGCCCGTCCTGATGCTCGGCCTGCCGCTACTCATCGGCAACCTGCTCGATCGGGAGCAGGTGACCCTCACCCCGGTCGGCGTGGTCGGGCTGGCCACCGTCCCCACCGAGCTCACGGAGGCCATGCGGAGCGCGGGGCTGGAACCGCGGGCGGTGGACGACGCCACCGCCGCCGTCCAGGACGGCAGCGTGGAGGTGGCCATCGTGGTGCCCGCCGGCTTCGGCGCCGCCATCGCCGGCGGCGGCAGCGCCGAGCTGCAGCTCGTCACGAAGGTCGGGAACATGAAGGCCGAACTGAGCGCCTCGAAGGTGCAGCAGGCCGTCACCGCCTACCAGGGGGTCGTCGTGGGCCGGCGGCTGGCGGCGGCCGGCCTCGACACTGCGCTCCTCACCCCCGTGAAGGTCGCCACGGTGGACGCGAGCAGCAAGGCGGAGCGCAGCAGCGGCCAGCTGTCGTGGCTCATCCCGTTCTTCATCGCCATCTGGACCTTGACGGGCGGCCAGATGACCGCCATCGACGCCACCGCGGGCGAGAAGGAGCGCGGCACCCTCGAGGTGCTGCTCGTGGCGCCCGTGCGCCGCGCCGAGGTGGTGGCGGGCAAGTTCCTCGCGACCATGGTGTTCGGCCTGACGGCGGCCACCATGGCGATAGTCGGCTTCCTGATCGGCAGCCTCGTCATGCAGCGGCTGTTCGTGCCGCGCCTCGGCGACCAGGCCGAGCAGGTCGTGGCGGTGATGGGCGGCAGCCTGGCGGTCAGCCCGGCGGGCGTCCTCCAGTTGCTTGTCAGCGCCCTCCTGCTGGCCGCGTTCGTGGCGGCGCTCGTCCTCGGCGTCGCCATGTTCGCGCGCTCGTTCAAGGAGGCGCAGAGTTACGTCGCGCCGCTGTCGTTCCTGTTCATCCTGCCGGCGGTGGCGCTGCAGTTCAAGGACCTGATCGGCGTCAGCGACTCGGTCTTCTACGTGCCGGTCCTCAACACCCTGCTCCTGATGGACAACGTGGTCCGCGGCAGCGCGACCTGGAACGAGACGCTCGTCACCTGGGCCGTCATGGCCGCGGCCGTGGGGCTGCTCCTGCGCTTCGCCCTGGCGAACTTCAAGCGCGAGTCCGTCATCTTCAGGAGTTGAGGCGCGGGTAGCGCCACGAGGCGCCGCTCGCTCAGTCGGCGCGCGACCGGCGGTACGGCGTGTCGGCGCCGCCGCGCCCCGGCACGCGGCCGTACAGCTCGGCGAGCTCGCGGAGCTGTGGCGCCAGCCAGTAAGGCACGTCCTCCCACGCGAAGCGCCAGCTCCAGTTCCCGGCGGCCGTGCCCGGCGTGTTCATGCGCGCCGCGCTCCCGAGGCCCAGGACGTCCTGCAGGGGAGCGACCGCGGTGGAGGCCACCGACGCCTGGGCCAGCCGCACCAGCTCCCAGGCGATGTTGTCGTCCCCCTTGGCGAGGTAGCGCCTGACGAGGTCGCGTTCCGCCTCGGGCGCCGCCGCGTACCAGCCGGCCGTGGTGTCGTTGTCGTGCGTGCCGGTGTAGACCACGCAGTTCGCCTCGTAGTTGTGGGGCAGGTAAGGGTCGTCGGCGTCGGCGGCGAAGGCGAACTGGAGCACCTTCATGCCCGGCAGGCCGTTGGCGAGCCTGAGCGCGTCGACGTCGGGGGTGATGACGCCCAGGTCCTCCGCCACGAGCGGCAGCGTGCCAAGAGCGGCCGCGAGGGCGTCGAAGAGCGCCTGGCCCGGACCCGGCACCCAGCGCCCGTTCACGGCCGTCTCCTCGGTCGCCGGCACCTCCCAGTAGGCGGCGAACCCCCGGAAGTGGTCGACGCGCACCCGGTCGACCAGCTCGAGCGCGGCGCGAACGCGCGCCACCCACCAGGCGTAACCGTCGGCCGCCATCGCCTCCCAGCGGTAGAGGGGGTTGCCCCAGCGCTGCCCCGTGGCCGAGAAGTAGTCGGGGGGCACGCCGGCCACGACGGTGGGCTCGCCGCCGGGCGCGAGGTGGTAGAGCTCCGGGTGCGACCAGGTGTCGGCGGAGTCAAGCGCCACGAAGATGGGGACGTCGCCCAACACCACGATGTCCTTGGCGTTGGCGTAGTCGCGCAGCCGCTGCCACTGGGTGAAGAACCAGTACTGCCACAGCGTGTGCCGCGCCACGGCCTCCGCCAGCCGCGTCCGCGCAGCGGCGAGGGCGGCCGGGTCGCGCCCCCTGAGCTCGGACGCCCAGCCGTTCCAGGGGCGCCCGCCGTTCTCCTCCTTGAGCGCCATGAAGAGGGCGTAGTCGGGCAGCCAGGCCGCGTGCTCTCGCGCGAAGGCGGCGACGGCCGCCCGTTCCGTGGCGGTGGCGGCGGCCGCGAAGCGCGTGGCGGCCACCGTCAGCAGCTCGAGCTTCAGGGGGATCACGTCGCCGAACGCCACGTGCTGCTGCGGCAGCGCGCGCATCCGCGTGAGGTGGGCGGCGTCCAGCAGGCCGGCCGCGTGAAGCTCCGTCAGGTCGATGAGGTAGTGGTTCCCCGCGAAGGCACTGAAGCACTGGTACGGGCTGTCGCCGTAGCCGGTCGGGCCGAGCGGCATGACCTGCCACAGGCGCTGACCCGCCGCCTCCAGGAAGTCGACCCAGGCGTACGCCTCGCGCCCCAGCTCGCCGATCCCGTGAGGTCCCGGCAGGGAGGTCGGGTGCAGCAGCAACCCAGACCGGCGGTCGCGGGCGCCGGTCACTCGTGCCACGCCTTGCCGAGCCCCTTCGGGGCGACGGAGCGACCCACGAAGCCCGCCAAGACGAGCATCGTGAGGATGTACGGCAGGCTCTGCACCAGTGTGGGCGGCAGGAGCTTGCCGCCGCCGAGCAGCACCTCGGTGGCCTGGAAGGCGCCGAACAGTAGCGTGGCGCCCAGCACGCCAAGCGGGTGCCACTTGCCGAAGATGAGCGCCGCCAGGGCGATGAAACCGCGCCCTCCCGACATCTCGCTCACGAACTGGTTGAGGTTCCCTATCGACAGGTAGGCGCCGCCCAGGCCCGCCAACACCCCCGACAGCATGACGCCAACGTAGCGCATGCGCGTCACGCTGATGCCCAAGGAGTCGGCCGCCTCGGGGTGTTCCCCCACGGCGCGCAGCCTCAGGCCGAACGGGGTGCGGAACACCACGAACCACACGAGCGGCACCAGCAGGAAGGCGACGTAGACGAGGACGCTGAACTTGAGGCCGGGGATGCCGAGGAGACTGATGTCCGGCAGGCGGTTCTTGACGGGGTCGGAGATGGAGGTGTTCTGGTAGAGGCCCGCGAGCACGACGGCGGGGATGCCCAGCCCCATCAGGTTGATGGCGGTGCCCGAGATGATCTGGTCGGCCTTGTACTTGATGGAGACGAGGGCGTGCACCCCGGCGACGAGCGCGCCGAGCACCATGGCCGCGAGGAGGCCGAGCCAGGGGGCGTACCAGACGCGCGCGGACGGGTTGGCGGCCACGAACGGCGCCTCCACCAACTGCGTGACGACGGCCGCGGCCAACGCGCCGAAGAGGATGATGCCCTCCAGCGCGATGTTGACGATGCCGGAGCGCTCGCTGAACAGCCCGCCGAGCGCCGCCAGCAGGAGCGGAGTGGTGGCGCGGATCATGGAGGAGCCGAGCGCGAGCAGCAAGACGACGTCCACGTCAGGCCTCCTCGGGCGCTTCCGGCGCGGAGCCGACGGGGCCGCTTCGCCGCTCGCCCCAGCTGAGCGGGTCGACCATGCGGGCGGGCAGGAACCCCTTGGCGGCGATGAACAACACCACCAGCGCGAGGATCATGCTGACCACGTCGCGCGTCAGGTTGGGGAAGGTGATGTTGAGAACGGAACCGCCGTACTTGAGGACGCCGAACAGGAAGGCGGCCGCCACGATGAACGCCGGCTGGTTGAAGCCGAGGAGGGCGACGGCGATGCCGTCGAAGCCGTCGCTGGTCGGGATCGACTGCCTGAGCGCGTAGTCCTCGAGCGCTCCGCCCAGCACGTAGTGCGTTGCGGTCAGGCCGGCCAGCGCGCCGCTGATGGTCATGGCCAGCACCGTGTTGCGCGCGATGCGCGCGCCGCCATACTCCGCGGCGCGCGGCGAGAGGCCGACGGCGCGGAGCTCGTAGCCCCAGCGCGTCTTGAAGAGGAAGACGTGCACGAAGGCGGCCATGAGCAGCGCCAGGAGGAACGACAGGTTCAGCTTGGTGGGCGGTATCGCCGTCGGCGTGGAGTTCCAACCGAGCAGGGCGGCCAGGCCGTAGGCGGCGGCACCGAGCGCCGCCGCGCCGACCAGCCGCGCCGGCCACCGCCGCAGGCGCCGGAACCGCGGCAGGACGAACAGCCCGAGCAACGCGGCGACGGCGGCCGCCACGGCAGCGTAGTCGACGGGGATGACGTTGACGCCGCCGCGATCGATGCCGAGCACGGCGGGGAGGCTGGGGATGGTGGCGGAGGGGTTCAACGACTTGGACTTAGGCTCGTTGCCGGGGACCTTGAAGGGCATCTGCACCGTCACGGGCGCGTCGCCGGGCCGCGGCAGGCCGGCGACGACGCAGCCGGCCAGTAGCACGGTGGCGCCGACCGCGAAGGCGACCCGCGGCGCCCGGCGCGACGCGCGCCTCACGCCCCTGAACGCGAGCAGCAGCAAGACCACGACCACGAAGACGCCGACGACGGCCAGTAACCGGAGCGCCGCCGCCGCGAACACGTTGCCGGAAGAGAGGATGAAGAGCAAGGCCGAGGCGGCCACGAAGTTGAGCAGGATGGTGTTGATGACCTCGTTGGCTCCGAAGCGCGCCTTCAGCCAGCCGGGCAACGCCCCCCAGAGGCCGCCGCCGAGCGCGGCCGCGAGTATGGCGAGCGGCAGCACCACGAACTTGGGTCCTGGGATGTAGAGTCCGCCGAACATGGCGAAGATGGCCCCCATGACCATCTGGCCGGGCGCGCCGATGTTGAAGAGCCCCGCCTGGAAGCCGAAGGCGACGGCCAGGCCCGTGAAGATCAGCGGCGTGGCGAACTTTAGCGACTCGGCGAAGCCGTTCACGGTCCCGAGCGAGTCGTGGAACATGGAGTAGTAGGCGTACCAGAGGGTATCGAGCCGCCCCACCAGCCGTTCGAACGGACCGCCGAGCTGCACGCTCGAGCCCAGCGGCGTGGGTTGGAGGGCGAGGATCACGACGGCGGCCGCGAGGAGCGCCAGCAGGATGGCGGCCGTCGGCACGGCGGCCGAATGCAGGAGCCGGTCCACCACCCCGGGCATGCCGCGCACGGCCCGCAGCCCGAACAGCATGGCGATGCCGCCGGCCACGATGGCGAGGAAGGCGGCGGCCCCGAAACCGGCGTTCGTGTAAGGCAGGCGCCTGATGACGAGCCCCGCCGCGTCCACGACGGCCACGTTCTCCGTGAGGCTGCGTTCGTCGACGGTGGCGAGGGCGGCTTCGAGCTTGGCGACGTCGTAGGCGGGCCGCGGCCGTTCGATGGCACCGCGCAGCTCGGCCTCGAAGGCGCCCGTGCGAGCCGCGTCCACGGCGGTGGTGAAGCTCTGTAGGCCCCACCCCGTGCCCGCCACCAGCACCAGCCCGGCGGCCAGCCAGGCGAGGCGCCGCGGCCGCTCCTTGAGGAGCGCCCCCGCGCCGATGCCGGCCAGGCCGAGGAGGGTGACGACGAGCACCGCCCCTCGCTGGGGGAAATCTACGGGGTCGGTGCGGCCGGTGAAGTCGAACGTGCGGCCGTCCAGCATCATGACGGCGCTGCGCGCGCCCGTCTCCCGGTTCACGGCGCCCCACGGCGCGACGAACACCGCCAGCAGCGCCACCGCCGCCAGCACAAGCAGTGCCAACCGTTCAGTCACGGGGGCCATCATACGGGTCGGAGCGTGGGCGGGAGCCCGGCCGCCAGCCGGGAGCGTGGCCGCCAGCGAGGAGCGTGACCGCCGCGCGGGCGCCACGACCCGCGCCGGCGACCTNNNNNNNNNNNNNNNNNNNNNNNNNNNNNNNNNNNNNNNNNNNNNNNNNNNNNNNNNNNNNNNNNNNNNNNNNNNNNNNNNNNNNNNNNNNNNNNNNNNNCCGCCAGCGAGGAGCGTGACCGCCGCGCGGGCGCCACGACCCGCGCCGGCGACCTACCGCCTCACCAGGACCCCCGAACGCACCAGCGCCCCGAACGCCTCACGCTCGTCGCCCACGTCGACCTCAGGCGTGACGAGCAGCTGGTGTCGGTAGCCGGCGCGCACTATGGCGGCCCGGACGCGCCGGACGTGGCGACGCACCTCGTCGCGGTAGGCGGCGGCCTCCTCCGGGCCGGCGTCGAGCCTGGCACCCGTCTCCACGTCGTGCAACTCGAAACGGCCGGCCGGCGGGTCGAGCTCGCGCGCGGACACGAGCTGTAGGAAGCCGACGTCGAACCTGCGCGAGCGCAACGCCACGAGGCTCGGTTCGATGGGCGCGTCCTCGAGGAGGTCGGAGACGAAGATCACTAGCGCTCGACCGCGCACCGCGGGCAGGCGCCGGGCGAAGCTTACGAGCCCGCTGAGTGGACCTTGCGCCTCCCCGGCCAGGAGGGTCGCGGCGTCGAGGAAGGCCCATGTTGCCGCCATGCCGCGGCGCCCGCGGGCGCGTGGCGTGGCGCTCCCGTCCAGCAGGTGCAGTTGGGTGGGCGCGTCGCGCTGAGCGACGTAGGAGAGGAGGCGCACCAGGGTGCGGGCGTGCTCGAGCTTGCCGTCTTGGCCCATGCTGCGCGTGGTGTCGAGCAGCAGGTGCAACTGCACGGCCCTCTCGGCCTGGTAGAGGCGGGTGGTGAGCCGCCCGGTGCGGGCGTACACGCGCCAGTCGACGTAGCGGAGCTCGTCGCCGGGTTGGTACGGCCTGAAGTCGTGGAACTCCACGCTCTGGCCGCTCTCCGTGGAACTGCGCTCGCCGCCCACGCGCGAGAGCGCGCGCGAAGCGAGCGCGTAGCGGTCGAGGAGGGCTCGGGTGTGGCCCGCCAGCACGGCTCAGCTTCCCTTCTCGGCCTGGGCGATTACCTCCTCCAACACCGCGTCGGGCGTCACGCCCTCGACCTCGGCCTCGAAGCTCAGGAGCAGCCTGTGGCGGAGGGCGGGCACGGCGGCCCGGCGCAGGTCGGCGAGCTCGACGTTGGGCCGGCCCGCCGCGAGGGCGAACCCCTTCGCGGC
Proteins encoded in this region:
- a CDS encoding DUF58 domain-containing protein, whose product is MLAGHTRALLDRYALASRALSRVGGERSSTESGQSVEFHDFRPYQPGDELRYVDWRVYARTGRLTTRLYQAERAVQLHLLLDTTRSMGQDGKLEHARTLVRLLSYVAQRDAPTQLHLLDGSATPRARGRRGMAATWAFLDAATLLAGEAQGPLSGLVSFARRLPAVRGRALVIFVSDLLEDAPIEPSLVALRSRRFDVGFLQLVSARELDPPAGRFELHDVETGARLDAGPEEAAAYRDEVRRHVRRVRAAIVRAGYRHQLLVTPEVDVGDEREAFGALVRSGVLVRR
- a CDS encoding ABC transporter permease, producing MTERLALLVLAAVALLAVFVAPWGAVNRETGARSAVMMLDGRTFDFTGRTDPVDFPQRGAVLVVTLLGLAGIGAGALLKERPRRLAWLAAGLVLVAGTGWGLQSFTTAVDAARTGAFEAELRGAIERPRPAYDVAKLEAALATVDERSLTENVAVVDAAGLVIRRLPYTNAGFGAAAFLAIVAGGIAMLFGLRAVRGMPGVVDRLLHSAAVPTAAILLALLAAAVVILALQPTPLGSSVQLGGPFERLVGRLDTLWYAYYSMFHDSLGTVNGFAESLKFATPLIFTGLAVAFGFQAGLFNIGAPGQMVMGAIFAMFGGLYIPGPKFVVLPLAILAAALGGGLWGALPGWLKARFGANEVINTILLNFVAASALLFILSSGNVFAAAALRLLAVVGVFVVVVLLLLAFRGVRRASRRAPRVAFAVGATVLLAGCVVAGLPRPGDAPVTVQMPFKVPGNEPKSKSLNPSATIPSLPAVLGIDRGGVNVIPVDYAAVAAAVAALLGLFVLPRFRRLRRWPARLVGAAALGAAAYGLAALLGWNSTPTAIPPTKLNLSFLLALLMAAFVHVFLFKTRWGYELRAVGLSPRAAEYGGARIARNTVLAMTISGALAGLTATHYVLGGALEDYALRQSIPTSDGFDGIAVALLGFNQPAFIVAAAFLFGVLKYGGSVLNITFPNLTRDVVSMILALVVLFIAAKGFLPARMVDPLSWGERRSGPVGSAPEAPEEA
- the malQ gene encoding 4-alpha-glucanotransferase, translating into MTGARDRRSGLLLHPTSLPGPHGIGELGREAYAWVDFLEAAGQRLWQVMPLGPTGYGDSPYQCFSAFAGNHYLIDLTELHAAGLLDAAHLTRMRALPQQHVAFGDVIPLKLELLTVAATRFAAAATATERAAVAAFAREHAAWLPDYALFMALKEENGGRPWNGWASELRGRDPAALAAARTRLAEAVARHTLWQYWFFTQWQRLRDYANAKDIVVLGDVPIFVALDSADTWSHPELYHLAPGGEPTVVAGVPPDYFSATGQRWGNPLYRWEAMAADGYAWWVARVRAALELVDRVRVDHFRGFAAYWEVPATEETAVNGRWVPGPGQALFDALAAALGTLPLVAEDLGVITPDVDALRLANGLPGMKVLQFAFAADADDPYLPHNYEANCVVYTGTHDNDTTAGWYAAAPEAERDLVRRYLAKGDDNIAWELVRLAQASVASTAVAPLQDVLGLGSAARMNTPGTAAGNWSWRFAWEDVPYWLAPQLRELAELYGRVPGRGGADTPYRRSRAD
- a CDS encoding ABC transporter permease, yielding MIRATTPLLLAALGGLFSERSGIVNIALEGIILFGALAAAVVTQLVEAPFVAANPSARVWYAPWLGLLAAMVLGALVAGVHALVSIKYKADQIISGTAINLMGLGIPAVVLAGLYQNTSISDPVKNRLPDISLLGIPGLKFSVLVYVAFLLVPLVWFVVFRTPFGLRLRAVGEHPEAADSLGISVTRMRYVGVMLSGVLAGLGGAYLSIGNLNQFVSEMSGGRGFIALAALIFGKWHPLGVLGATLLFGAFQATEVLLGGGKLLPPTLVQSLPYILTMLVLAGFVGRSVAPKGLGKAWHE